One Phoenix dactylifera cultivar Barhee BC4 chromosome 14, palm_55x_up_171113_PBpolish2nd_filt_p, whole genome shotgun sequence DNA window includes the following coding sequences:
- the LOC103716064 gene encoding MLO-like protein 1 isoform X2: protein MGGGDGEKELTLEKTPTWIVAVVCSIIVIISLLVERFLHLLGKYLKRKKQKSLFDALQKIKEELMLVGLISLLLAVFEDDTQRIRIPKTWNHHMLPCDNHSSSAGRRRILAAGGCSKDDCTSKDMVPLLSTKALHELHIFIFVLAVTHVIMSVSTMVLGGLKIRKWKAWEDSIHQDEAINVSDKVTLINQFRFINDHFHGIGKQFMLLHWLFYGSVTRSDYTTMRLGFIMTHCRGNVKFNFYRYMVRALEADFKKVVGISWYFWIFVVIFLMLNIHGWRTYFYVAFGPLVLLLAVGTKLAHVMTQLAKAVAEKHSAIEGDLVIKPSDNLFWFQRPRLILILIHFLLFLNSLEIALFFWIWITFGFDSCINGSVGFNIARLVIGVTVQLLCSYSTLPLYAIITQMGTSFKKVIFDEHIQEGLVGWAQQAKMRVGQRADNYQTGPSHVGPKDGTLVAVQTPEISDQGKFTVEEEANARLFRRNTSKASMP, encoded by the exons TAtctaaaaagaaagaagcagaAGTCTCTCTTCGACGCCctccagaaaataaaagaag AGCTGATGCTGGTGGGCTTGATCTCCCTCCTGCTGGCGGTGTTCGAGGACGACACTCAGCGCATCCGCATCCCCAAGACTTGGAACCACCACATGCTCCCCTGCGACAATCACTCCTCCTCCGCCGGCCGGCGGCGGATCCTCGCCGCCGGTGGATGCAGCAAGGATGACTGCACGTCCAAG gatATGGTCCCATTATTGTCCACTAAAGCATTGCACGAGCTGCATATCTTCATCTTTGTTTTGGCGGTCACTCATGTAATTATGAGTGTTTCAACTATGGTTTTAGGAGGATTAAAG ATACGTAAGTGGAAAGCCTGGGAGGATTCAATTCACCAAGATGAAGCAATAAACG TCTCAGACAAAGTCACTCTCATAAATCAATTTCGATTCATCAACGACCACTTTCATGGTATTGGGAAACAGTTCATGCTGCTACATTGGTTG TTTTATGGATCTGTGACCAGATCAGATTACACAACAATGAGACTGGGTTTCATCATG ACACATTGCAGGGGGAACGTGAAATTCAATTTTTACAGGTACATGGTAAGGGCTCTGGAAGCTGATTTTAAAAAGGTTGTTGGTATCAG TTGGTATTTCTGGATTTTTGTGGTCATCTTCTTGATGCTGAATATTCATG GGTGGCGCACATATTTTTATGTAGCTTTCGGTCCATTAGTT CTTCTACTGGCTGTGGGCACCAAGCTGGCGCATGTCATGACTCAGTTGGCCAAGGCAGTTGCTGAAAAGCATTCGGCCATAGAAGGAGATTTAGTTATCAAGCCTTCTGATAATCTGTTCTGGTTTCAGCGGCCTCGGCTCATactcatcttgattcattttcTGCTCTTCCTGAATTCCCTTGAGATTGCATTGTTCTTCTGGATATGG ATCACTTTTGGTTTTGACTCCTGCATCAATGGAAGTGTAGGCTTCAACATCGCCAGACTTGTAATTGG GGTGACTGTTCAGCTTCTCTGCAGCTACAGCACCTTGCCACTCTATGCCATCATCACCCAG ATGGGGACTTCATTCAAAAAAGTGATATTTGATGAGCATATTCAAGAAGGCCTTGTAGGCTGGGCTCAGCAGGCAAAGATGAGGGTAGGGCAAAGAGCAGACAACTATCAGACTGGACCAAGCCATGTTGGACCAAAAGATGGGACTCTTGTGGCAGTTCAGACACCAGAGATATCTGACCAGGGAAAGTTTACAGTAGAAGAGGAGGCGAATGCTAGGCTTTTTAGGAGAAACACATCAAAAGCATCTATGCCATGA
- the LOC103716064 gene encoding MLO-like protein 1 isoform X1 codes for MGGGDGEKELTLEKTPTWIVAVVCSIIVIISLLVERFLHLLGKYLKRKKQKSLFDALQKIKEELMLVGLISLLLAVFEDDTQRIRIPKTWNHHMLPCDNHSSSAGRRRILAAGGCSKDDCTSKDMVPLLSTKALHELHIFIFVLAVTHVIMSVSTMVLGGLKIRKWKAWEDSIHQDEAINVSDKVTLINQFRFINDHFHGIGKQFMLLHWLHSFVKQFYGSVTRSDYTTMRLGFIMTHCRGNVKFNFYRYMVRALEADFKKVVGISWYFWIFVVIFLMLNIHGWRTYFYVAFGPLVLLLAVGTKLAHVMTQLAKAVAEKHSAIEGDLVIKPSDNLFWFQRPRLILILIHFLLFLNSLEIALFFWIWITFGFDSCINGSVGFNIARLVIGVTVQLLCSYSTLPLYAIITQMGTSFKKVIFDEHIQEGLVGWAQQAKMRVGQRADNYQTGPSHVGPKDGTLVAVQTPEISDQGKFTVEEEANARLFRRNTSKASMP; via the exons TAtctaaaaagaaagaagcagaAGTCTCTCTTCGACGCCctccagaaaataaaagaag AGCTGATGCTGGTGGGCTTGATCTCCCTCCTGCTGGCGGTGTTCGAGGACGACACTCAGCGCATCCGCATCCCCAAGACTTGGAACCACCACATGCTCCCCTGCGACAATCACTCCTCCTCCGCCGGCCGGCGGCGGATCCTCGCCGCCGGTGGATGCAGCAAGGATGACTGCACGTCCAAG gatATGGTCCCATTATTGTCCACTAAAGCATTGCACGAGCTGCATATCTTCATCTTTGTTTTGGCGGTCACTCATGTAATTATGAGTGTTTCAACTATGGTTTTAGGAGGATTAAAG ATACGTAAGTGGAAAGCCTGGGAGGATTCAATTCACCAAGATGAAGCAATAAACG TCTCAGACAAAGTCACTCTCATAAATCAATTTCGATTCATCAACGACCACTTTCATGGTATTGGGAAACAGTTCATGCTGCTACATTGGTTG CATTCTTTTGTAAAACAGTTTTATGGATCTGTGACCAGATCAGATTACACAACAATGAGACTGGGTTTCATCATG ACACATTGCAGGGGGAACGTGAAATTCAATTTTTACAGGTACATGGTAAGGGCTCTGGAAGCTGATTTTAAAAAGGTTGTTGGTATCAG TTGGTATTTCTGGATTTTTGTGGTCATCTTCTTGATGCTGAATATTCATG GGTGGCGCACATATTTTTATGTAGCTTTCGGTCCATTAGTT CTTCTACTGGCTGTGGGCACCAAGCTGGCGCATGTCATGACTCAGTTGGCCAAGGCAGTTGCTGAAAAGCATTCGGCCATAGAAGGAGATTTAGTTATCAAGCCTTCTGATAATCTGTTCTGGTTTCAGCGGCCTCGGCTCATactcatcttgattcattttcTGCTCTTCCTGAATTCCCTTGAGATTGCATTGTTCTTCTGGATATGG ATCACTTTTGGTTTTGACTCCTGCATCAATGGAAGTGTAGGCTTCAACATCGCCAGACTTGTAATTGG GGTGACTGTTCAGCTTCTCTGCAGCTACAGCACCTTGCCACTCTATGCCATCATCACCCAG ATGGGGACTTCATTCAAAAAAGTGATATTTGATGAGCATATTCAAGAAGGCCTTGTAGGCTGGGCTCAGCAGGCAAAGATGAGGGTAGGGCAAAGAGCAGACAACTATCAGACTGGACCAAGCCATGTTGGACCAAAAGATGGGACTCTTGTGGCAGTTCAGACACCAGAGATATCTGACCAGGGAAAGTTTACAGTAGAAGAGGAGGCGAATGCTAGGCTTTTTAGGAGAAACACATCAAAAGCATCTATGCCATGA